The Mercurialis annua linkage group LG2, ddMerAnnu1.2, whole genome shotgun sequence genome contains a region encoding:
- the LOC126667614 gene encoding dicer-like protein 4 isoform X2 codes for MFVASPVVRIYLYGSVANGTSSFYIAYHSNLEEIKRMCILELHKRLDHCQSLRSLRNTKKLLTRMHENVVFCLENLGFWGALQACKTLISGDYSEWNAQIEAEGNIIDASVCDKYLALATNMFSSVCMRDGVAFDLSCEEVLNEPFFSRKLLQLIDILSTFRLQPNMKGIVFVNRIVTARSLSYILQNTKFLNSWKCDFLVGVHSGLKSMSRKTMGSILEKFRSGKLNLLIATKVGEEGLDIQTCCLVIRFDLPETVASFIQSRGRARMPQSEYAFLVDSGNQKEIDLIEKFRKDEDRMNMEISSRTSNEPLVSMEEKVFKVDASGARVTSAYSISLLHHYCSKLPRDEYFDPKPQFFFIDDLGGIVCHIILPSNAPVHQVVGTPQSSQEAAKKDACLKAIEQLHKVGALSKNLLPHQKEADEESVFDSDFDNKGDDVRGELHEMIVPAVLKNLKTGSENILNLHSYYIEFFPVPEDRIYKKFGLFIKAPLPLEAEQMELNLHLAHGRCVLTKLVPSGVFSFKAEEITKAMNFQEMLLKVILDRSEFIPTIVTLGKKSFCEPSSSFYLLLPFLLCGHRDRVTVDWETIERCLSSPVFSGLEKECPSSDDHLQLANGCKSISDIKNSLVYIPHKKQFYFITKVVQEKNGYSPREGSNSLSYMEHLIQMFGVQLKYPEQPLLQAKPLFFLHNLLHDRRKEDSEAQELEEYFFDFPPELCELKIIGFSKDIGSSISLLPSVMHRLENLLVAIELKSLLSSSFSQGAEVTACRILEALTTEKCQERLSLERLEILGDAFLKFAVGRHLFLLHDTLDEGELTRKRSKAVNNSNLLKLACKRNLQVYIRDQPFDPCQFFAPGRPCPIICTKESEGNIHSLNGSQALDQAYTGEVRCSRGHHWLYNKTIADVVEALVGAFLVDSGFKAATAFLKWLGIRVDFEASEVTKACLASSSFLPLCSSIEITSLEDLLGRQFVNRGLLLQAFVHPSYNKHGGGCYQRLEFLGDAVLDYLITSFLFSVYPKLKPGPLTDLRSALVNNRTFAIVAVDRSFPRFLICDSENLSEAIQTYVNFIKEPASEGNLFEGPKCPKVLGDLVESCLGAILLDTGFNLNCIWKLMLSFLDPVLNSPNVLLNPFKELQELCQSRDWELQFPTSKKGRIFSVEAKVDGKDICLAASASNLNKKEAIRIASEKIFVKLKDQGYIRKTNYLEEILRSSQKMEAKLIGYDETPVDITAYDATNLETVKVREPCGSDMNTKIHSMSELSDSCSPSFAAVNKHPISPSVFAGRQTSRTLARPKSDADMPTTDGSNSNHGSAKSRLHETCAGNYWKPPLFECCSDEGPGHLKLFSYKVVVEIEAPHLILECFGELRSKKKAAAEHAAEGALWYLKHQGYLL; via the exons ATGTTTGTAGCGTCTCCAGTGGTCAGGATATACCTGTATGGTTCTGTTGCAAATGGAACATCTAGCTTCTACATAGCTTATCATAGTAATTTGGAGGAGATCAAGCGCATG TGCATATTGGAACTTCACAAGAGGTTAGATCATTGCCAAAGTCTTCGGAGTCTACGAAATACGAAAAAGTTGCTCACTAGAATGCATGAGAATGTAGTATTCTGTTTGGAAAATCTTGGCTTTTGGGGAGCATTACAA GCTTGTAAAACTCTTATAAGTGGCGATTACTCTGAGTGGAATGCACAGATAGAAGCAGAAGGAAATATCATTGATGCCTCAGTTTGTGATAAATATCTTGCTCTTGCCACAAATATGTTTTCTTCTGTTTGCATGAgag ATGGTGTTGCATTTGACCTATCATGTGAAGAGGTTCTAAACGAGCCTTTCTTCTCAAGAAAACTTTTACAACTTATTGACATTCTTTCCACCTTCAG GCTACAACCAAATATGAAAGGTATAGTTTTTGTAAATAGGATTGTCACTGCAAGATCCCTTTCGTACATATTGCAAAATACGAAGTTCTTAAATTCTTGGAAGTGTGATTTTCTTGTTGGCGTTCACTCTGGGCTAAAGAGTATGTCACGAAAGACCATGGGCAGCATCCTTGAGAAGTTCCGATCGGGAAAG TTGAATTTGTTGATTGCAACTAAAGTGGGTGAAGAGGGACTTGATATTCAGACATGCTGTCTGGTTATACGGTTTGATCTCCCAGAAACTGTTGCTAGCTTTATACAATCAAGAGGTCGCGCACGCATGCCTCAGTCTGAATATGCATTTTTGGTGGACAG TGGCAATCAGAAGGAAATAGATTTGATAGAGAAGTTTAGAAAAGATGAAGACCGAATGAATATGGAAATATCTTCGAGAACTTCTAACGAGCCACTTGTTAGCATGGAGGAAAAAGTGTTTAAAGTAGATGCATCTGGCGCCCGGGTCACTTCTGCTTATAGTATATCATTACTGCATCATTATTGCTCAAAACTTCCACGTGATGA GTATTTTGATCCCAAGCCACAATTCttttttattgatgatttaGGGGGAATTGTCTGCCACATAATCTTACCCTCAAATGCTCCAGTGCACCAAGTTGTTGGTACACCACAATCTTCGCAAGAAGCTGCAAAAAAAGATGCTTGTCTGAAGGCCATTGAACAATTGCATAAAGTTGGTGCATTAAGCAAGAATCTTTTGCCGCATCAGAAAGAAGCAGATGAGGAGTCAGTTTTTGATTCTGATTTTGACAACAAAG GTGACGATGTCCGTGGTGAACTGCATGAGATGATAGTTCCTGCTGTGTTGAAGAATTTAAAGACTGGCTCAGAGAATATACTTAATCTACATTCTTACTATATAGAATTTTTTCCTGTTCCTGAGGACAGGATCTATAAGAAGTTTGGTCTTTTTATAAAAGCACCTCTACCCCTAGAGGCTGAGCAAATGGAACTCAATCTTCACCTGGCTCATGGCAGATGTGTGCTTACAAAGCTTGTTCCATCAGGGGTTTTTTCATTCAAAGCCGAGGAG ATCACTAAAGCAATGAATTTTCAAGAAATGTTATTGAAGGTCATTCTTGACAGATCAGAATTTATTCCTACTATTGTTACCTTAGGGAAAAAGTCTTTTTGTGAACCAAGCTCTAGTTTCTATCTGCTGCTTCCCTTCCTTTTATGTGGCCACAGAGATAGAGTGACAGTAGATTGGGAGACTATAGAAAGATGCTTATCTTCTCCTGTTTTTAGCGGTCTGGAAAAAGAATGTCCTTCTTCAGATGATCATTTGCAACTTGCTAATGGATGCAAAAGCATAAGTGACATCAAGAATAGCTTAGTATACATCCCACACAAGAAACAGTTTTACTTTATTACGAAGGTTGTTCAAGAAAAGAATGGTTATAGCCCACGTGAAGGTTCAAACTCCTTAAGCTATATGGAGCACTTAATCCAAAT GTTTGGCGTTCAACTTAAATATCCTGAACAGCCTCTTCTTCAAGCAAAACCTCTCTTTTTTTTGCACAACCTGCTACACGACAGAAGGAAAGAAGATTCTG AAGCACAAGAGCTGGAAGAGTACTTTTTTGATTTTCCTCCTGAACTTTGTGAGTTGAAGATAATAGGCTTCTCTAAGGATATTGGAAGTTCCATCTCTTTATTGCCATCAGTTATGCATCGACTGGAAAACTTGCTTGTAGCGATTGAATTGAAGAGTTTATTATCTTCTTCTTTCTCACAGGGAGCTGAAGTGACTGCATGTAGA ATACTGGAAGCGCTCACTACAGAGAAGTGCCAGGAGCGTCTTTCCCTTGAAAGACTTGAAATCTTGGGTGATGCTTTTCTCAAATTTGCAGTTGGTCGACATTTGTTTCTTTTGCATGATACCCTTGATGAAGGGGAGCTCACTAGGAAACGTTCCAAGGCAGTAAACAATTCCAATCTGTTGAAACTGGCATGCAAAAGAAACCTGCAg GTATATATACGTGATCAGCCATTTGATCCTTGCCAGTTCTTTGCTCCAGGTCGTCCTTGCCCTATAATATGCACCAAGGAATCAGAAGGAAATATTCATTCTTTAAATGGAAGCCAGGCACTAGATCAAGCATATACAGGTGAAGTCAGATGCAGTAGAGGTCACCATTGGTTGTACAACAAAACAATTGCTGATGTAGTTGAGGCTCTTGTTGGAGCATTTTTAGTTGATAGTGGCTTCAAAGCTGCAACTGCATTTCTTAAATGGCTAGGCATCAGAGTGGACTTTGAAGCTTCAGAAGTGACCAAGGCCTGCCTAGCAAGTAGTAGTTTCTTGCCACTTTGTTCTTCTATAGAAATTACTTCCCTTGAAGATTTGTTGGGGCGTCAGTTCGTCAATAGAGGTCTGCTACTACAGGCATTTGTGCACCCTTCCTACAACAAGCATGGAGGAGGTTGCTATCAA AGACTCGAGTTTCTTGGAGATGCTGTCTTGGATTACTTGATCAcgtcatttttattttcagtttatccCAAATTGAAGCCTGGTCCCTTGACTGATCTCAGATCAGCATTGGTAAACAATAGAACCTTCGCCATCGTTGCAGTTGATCGATCTTTCCCCAGGTTTCTTATATGTGATTCTGAAAATCTTTCAGAGGCTATACAAACATATGTGAATTTTATTAAAGAACCTGCATCAGAAGGGAATTTGTTTGAAGGACCAAAATGCCCCAAG GTACTTGGTGACTTGGTGGAGTCTTGCTTGGGTGCCATTCTTCTAGATACTGGGTTCAATCTGAACTGTATCTGGAAATTAATGCTATCTTTTCTGGATCCGGTTTTGAATTCTCCAAATGTGCTTTTGAATCCTTTTAAAGAACTACAAGAGCTCTGTCAATCTCGTGACTGGGAGTTACAGTTTCCAACATCAAAAAAGGGCAGGATCTTTTCAGTTGAAGCAAAAGTAGATGGTAAAGATATTTGTCTTGCTGCTTCTGCAAGTAACTTGAACAAAAAAGAGGCTATTAGAATTGCTTCAGAGAAAATATTTGTGAAGTTAAAG GATCAAGGCTACATTCGCAAGACTAACTATTTGGAGGAAATATTAAGGTCTAGCCAGAAAATGGAGGCCAAATTGATTGGATATGATGAAACCCCTGTTGATATTACTGCTTATGATGCTACTAATCTTGAAACTGTTAAAGTCCGAGAGCCTTGTGGCAGTGATATGAATACCAAAATTCATTCCATGAGTGAACTTAGTGATTCTTGTTCCCCCAGCTTTGCTGCTGTAAATAAACACCCTATATCTCCATCTGTATTTGCTGGCAGGCAGACAAGTAGAACACTTGCACGTCCCAAATCTGATGCAGACATGCCCACCACAG ATGGCTCAAACTCAAATCATGGATCAGCAAAATCGCGTTTGCATGAAACATGTGCTGGTAATTATTGGAAACCTCCTTTGTTTGAATGCTGCTCGGATGAAGGGCCAGGCCACTTGAAGCT ATTCTCATACAAGGTAGTAGTAGAAATAGAAGCACCTCATTTGATTTTGGAGTGTTTTGGAGAACTCAGATCGAAAAAGAAAGCTGCGGCCGAGCATGCGGCTGAAGGAGCACTTTGGTACTTGAAACATCAAGGTTACTTACTTTAG
- the LOC126667614 gene encoding dicer-like protein 4 isoform X1, translating to MPDGEADLSGDSNSNMCSISTIADSVLQKSDKDPRKVARKYQLELCRKALEENIIVYLGTGCGKTHIAVLLMYELAHFIRKPLKNVCVFLAPTVALVHQQAKVIEESTDFKVGVHCGKSNHLKSHCDWEEEIKEYEVLVMTPQILLHTLSHSFIKMDQISLLIFDECHHAQVQSSHPYAQIMKVFYKTEVGKLPRVFGMTASPVVGKGASNQANLPKSINSLEILLDAKVYSVEDSEELEMFVASPVVRIYLYGSVANGTSSFYIAYHSNLEEIKRMCILELHKRLDHCQSLRSLRNTKKLLTRMHENVVFCLENLGFWGALQACKTLISGDYSEWNAQIEAEGNIIDASVCDKYLALATNMFSSVCMRDGVAFDLSCEEVLNEPFFSRKLLQLIDILSTFRLQPNMKGIVFVNRIVTARSLSYILQNTKFLNSWKCDFLVGVHSGLKSMSRKTMGSILEKFRSGKLNLLIATKVGEEGLDIQTCCLVIRFDLPETVASFIQSRGRARMPQSEYAFLVDSGNQKEIDLIEKFRKDEDRMNMEISSRTSNEPLVSMEEKVFKVDASGARVTSAYSISLLHHYCSKLPRDEYFDPKPQFFFIDDLGGIVCHIILPSNAPVHQVVGTPQSSQEAAKKDACLKAIEQLHKVGALSKNLLPHQKEADEESVFDSDFDNKGDDVRGELHEMIVPAVLKNLKTGSENILNLHSYYIEFFPVPEDRIYKKFGLFIKAPLPLEAEQMELNLHLAHGRCVLTKLVPSGVFSFKAEEITKAMNFQEMLLKVILDRSEFIPTIVTLGKKSFCEPSSSFYLLLPFLLCGHRDRVTVDWETIERCLSSPVFSGLEKECPSSDDHLQLANGCKSISDIKNSLVYIPHKKQFYFITKVVQEKNGYSPREGSNSLSYMEHLIQMFGVQLKYPEQPLLQAKPLFFLHNLLHDRRKEDSEAQELEEYFFDFPPELCELKIIGFSKDIGSSISLLPSVMHRLENLLVAIELKSLLSSSFSQGAEVTACRILEALTTEKCQERLSLERLEILGDAFLKFAVGRHLFLLHDTLDEGELTRKRSKAVNNSNLLKLACKRNLQVYIRDQPFDPCQFFAPGRPCPIICTKESEGNIHSLNGSQALDQAYTGEVRCSRGHHWLYNKTIADVVEALVGAFLVDSGFKAATAFLKWLGIRVDFEASEVTKACLASSSFLPLCSSIEITSLEDLLGRQFVNRGLLLQAFVHPSYNKHGGGCYQRLEFLGDAVLDYLITSFLFSVYPKLKPGPLTDLRSALVNNRTFAIVAVDRSFPRFLICDSENLSEAIQTYVNFIKEPASEGNLFEGPKCPKVLGDLVESCLGAILLDTGFNLNCIWKLMLSFLDPVLNSPNVLLNPFKELQELCQSRDWELQFPTSKKGRIFSVEAKVDGKDICLAASASNLNKKEAIRIASEKIFVKLKDQGYIRKTNYLEEILRSSQKMEAKLIGYDETPVDITAYDATNLETVKVREPCGSDMNTKIHSMSELSDSCSPSFAAVNKHPISPSVFAGRQTSRTLARPKSDADMPTTDGSNSNHGSAKSRLHETCAGNYWKPPLFECCSDEGPGHLKLFSYKVVVEIEAPHLILECFGELRSKKKAAAEHAAEGALWYLKHQGYLL from the exons ACTGCATACCTTAAGCCACAGCTTCATCAAGATGGATCAAATTTCTCTTCTGATATTTGACGAATGCCATCATGCTCAAGTTCAAAGCAGTCATCCTTATGCACAAATCATGAAA GTCTTCTACAAAACTGAAGTTGGAAAACTTCCCCGTGTATTTGGCATGACTGCATCTCCAGTGGTGGGAAAAG gTGCTTCTAATCAAGCTAATTTACCCAAAAGCATCAATAGTCTTGAAATTTTACTTGACGCGAAG GTTTATTCTGTAGAAGACAGTGAAGAACTGGAAATGTTTGTAGCGTCTCCAGTGGTCAGGATATACCTGTATGGTTCTGTTGCAAATGGAACATCTAGCTTCTACATAGCTTATCATAGTAATTTGGAGGAGATCAAGCGCATG TGCATATTGGAACTTCACAAGAGGTTAGATCATTGCCAAAGTCTTCGGAGTCTACGAAATACGAAAAAGTTGCTCACTAGAATGCATGAGAATGTAGTATTCTGTTTGGAAAATCTTGGCTTTTGGGGAGCATTACAA GCTTGTAAAACTCTTATAAGTGGCGATTACTCTGAGTGGAATGCACAGATAGAAGCAGAAGGAAATATCATTGATGCCTCAGTTTGTGATAAATATCTTGCTCTTGCCACAAATATGTTTTCTTCTGTTTGCATGAgag ATGGTGTTGCATTTGACCTATCATGTGAAGAGGTTCTAAACGAGCCTTTCTTCTCAAGAAAACTTTTACAACTTATTGACATTCTTTCCACCTTCAG GCTACAACCAAATATGAAAGGTATAGTTTTTGTAAATAGGATTGTCACTGCAAGATCCCTTTCGTACATATTGCAAAATACGAAGTTCTTAAATTCTTGGAAGTGTGATTTTCTTGTTGGCGTTCACTCTGGGCTAAAGAGTATGTCACGAAAGACCATGGGCAGCATCCTTGAGAAGTTCCGATCGGGAAAG TTGAATTTGTTGATTGCAACTAAAGTGGGTGAAGAGGGACTTGATATTCAGACATGCTGTCTGGTTATACGGTTTGATCTCCCAGAAACTGTTGCTAGCTTTATACAATCAAGAGGTCGCGCACGCATGCCTCAGTCTGAATATGCATTTTTGGTGGACAG TGGCAATCAGAAGGAAATAGATTTGATAGAGAAGTTTAGAAAAGATGAAGACCGAATGAATATGGAAATATCTTCGAGAACTTCTAACGAGCCACTTGTTAGCATGGAGGAAAAAGTGTTTAAAGTAGATGCATCTGGCGCCCGGGTCACTTCTGCTTATAGTATATCATTACTGCATCATTATTGCTCAAAACTTCCACGTGATGA GTATTTTGATCCCAAGCCACAATTCttttttattgatgatttaGGGGGAATTGTCTGCCACATAATCTTACCCTCAAATGCTCCAGTGCACCAAGTTGTTGGTACACCACAATCTTCGCAAGAAGCTGCAAAAAAAGATGCTTGTCTGAAGGCCATTGAACAATTGCATAAAGTTGGTGCATTAAGCAAGAATCTTTTGCCGCATCAGAAAGAAGCAGATGAGGAGTCAGTTTTTGATTCTGATTTTGACAACAAAG GTGACGATGTCCGTGGTGAACTGCATGAGATGATAGTTCCTGCTGTGTTGAAGAATTTAAAGACTGGCTCAGAGAATATACTTAATCTACATTCTTACTATATAGAATTTTTTCCTGTTCCTGAGGACAGGATCTATAAGAAGTTTGGTCTTTTTATAAAAGCACCTCTACCCCTAGAGGCTGAGCAAATGGAACTCAATCTTCACCTGGCTCATGGCAGATGTGTGCTTACAAAGCTTGTTCCATCAGGGGTTTTTTCATTCAAAGCCGAGGAG ATCACTAAAGCAATGAATTTTCAAGAAATGTTATTGAAGGTCATTCTTGACAGATCAGAATTTATTCCTACTATTGTTACCTTAGGGAAAAAGTCTTTTTGTGAACCAAGCTCTAGTTTCTATCTGCTGCTTCCCTTCCTTTTATGTGGCCACAGAGATAGAGTGACAGTAGATTGGGAGACTATAGAAAGATGCTTATCTTCTCCTGTTTTTAGCGGTCTGGAAAAAGAATGTCCTTCTTCAGATGATCATTTGCAACTTGCTAATGGATGCAAAAGCATAAGTGACATCAAGAATAGCTTAGTATACATCCCACACAAGAAACAGTTTTACTTTATTACGAAGGTTGTTCAAGAAAAGAATGGTTATAGCCCACGTGAAGGTTCAAACTCCTTAAGCTATATGGAGCACTTAATCCAAAT GTTTGGCGTTCAACTTAAATATCCTGAACAGCCTCTTCTTCAAGCAAAACCTCTCTTTTTTTTGCACAACCTGCTACACGACAGAAGGAAAGAAGATTCTG AAGCACAAGAGCTGGAAGAGTACTTTTTTGATTTTCCTCCTGAACTTTGTGAGTTGAAGATAATAGGCTTCTCTAAGGATATTGGAAGTTCCATCTCTTTATTGCCATCAGTTATGCATCGACTGGAAAACTTGCTTGTAGCGATTGAATTGAAGAGTTTATTATCTTCTTCTTTCTCACAGGGAGCTGAAGTGACTGCATGTAGA ATACTGGAAGCGCTCACTACAGAGAAGTGCCAGGAGCGTCTTTCCCTTGAAAGACTTGAAATCTTGGGTGATGCTTTTCTCAAATTTGCAGTTGGTCGACATTTGTTTCTTTTGCATGATACCCTTGATGAAGGGGAGCTCACTAGGAAACGTTCCAAGGCAGTAAACAATTCCAATCTGTTGAAACTGGCATGCAAAAGAAACCTGCAg GTATATATACGTGATCAGCCATTTGATCCTTGCCAGTTCTTTGCTCCAGGTCGTCCTTGCCCTATAATATGCACCAAGGAATCAGAAGGAAATATTCATTCTTTAAATGGAAGCCAGGCACTAGATCAAGCATATACAGGTGAAGTCAGATGCAGTAGAGGTCACCATTGGTTGTACAACAAAACAATTGCTGATGTAGTTGAGGCTCTTGTTGGAGCATTTTTAGTTGATAGTGGCTTCAAAGCTGCAACTGCATTTCTTAAATGGCTAGGCATCAGAGTGGACTTTGAAGCTTCAGAAGTGACCAAGGCCTGCCTAGCAAGTAGTAGTTTCTTGCCACTTTGTTCTTCTATAGAAATTACTTCCCTTGAAGATTTGTTGGGGCGTCAGTTCGTCAATAGAGGTCTGCTACTACAGGCATTTGTGCACCCTTCCTACAACAAGCATGGAGGAGGTTGCTATCAA AGACTCGAGTTTCTTGGAGATGCTGTCTTGGATTACTTGATCAcgtcatttttattttcagtttatccCAAATTGAAGCCTGGTCCCTTGACTGATCTCAGATCAGCATTGGTAAACAATAGAACCTTCGCCATCGTTGCAGTTGATCGATCTTTCCCCAGGTTTCTTATATGTGATTCTGAAAATCTTTCAGAGGCTATACAAACATATGTGAATTTTATTAAAGAACCTGCATCAGAAGGGAATTTGTTTGAAGGACCAAAATGCCCCAAG GTACTTGGTGACTTGGTGGAGTCTTGCTTGGGTGCCATTCTTCTAGATACTGGGTTCAATCTGAACTGTATCTGGAAATTAATGCTATCTTTTCTGGATCCGGTTTTGAATTCTCCAAATGTGCTTTTGAATCCTTTTAAAGAACTACAAGAGCTCTGTCAATCTCGTGACTGGGAGTTACAGTTTCCAACATCAAAAAAGGGCAGGATCTTTTCAGTTGAAGCAAAAGTAGATGGTAAAGATATTTGTCTTGCTGCTTCTGCAAGTAACTTGAACAAAAAAGAGGCTATTAGAATTGCTTCAGAGAAAATATTTGTGAAGTTAAAG GATCAAGGCTACATTCGCAAGACTAACTATTTGGAGGAAATATTAAGGTCTAGCCAGAAAATGGAGGCCAAATTGATTGGATATGATGAAACCCCTGTTGATATTACTGCTTATGATGCTACTAATCTTGAAACTGTTAAAGTCCGAGAGCCTTGTGGCAGTGATATGAATACCAAAATTCATTCCATGAGTGAACTTAGTGATTCTTGTTCCCCCAGCTTTGCTGCTGTAAATAAACACCCTATATCTCCATCTGTATTTGCTGGCAGGCAGACAAGTAGAACACTTGCACGTCCCAAATCTGATGCAGACATGCCCACCACAG ATGGCTCAAACTCAAATCATGGATCAGCAAAATCGCGTTTGCATGAAACATGTGCTGGTAATTATTGGAAACCTCCTTTGTTTGAATGCTGCTCGGATGAAGGGCCAGGCCACTTGAAGCT ATTCTCATACAAGGTAGTAGTAGAAATAGAAGCACCTCATTTGATTTTGGAGTGTTTTGGAGAACTCAGATCGAAAAAGAAAGCTGCGGCCGAGCATGCGGCTGAAGGAGCACTTTGGTACTTGAAACATCAAGGTTACTTACTTTAG